The proteins below come from a single Jaculus jaculus isolate mJacJac1 chromosome X, mJacJac1.mat.Y.cur, whole genome shotgun sequence genomic window:
- the LOC105944809 gene encoding melanoma-associated antigen 10-like — protein MVRIECVKVIGLKEVKALLRVTQAQIIRGRIPGLSGLKRVMMSHNQKSQPQPQAQDLADVQVSMAEEEAILPSNTPVAAEMASHSQNLQRASNALAVMAALPEGHEASPSNQGKDMEGAEHLEENAPSIKVADLVQFLLLKYQKKEPVTKAEIMESIIGNYPESYAEIFDEATKNMRLIFGIDMKVVDPPGSCYVLVIALGLTYDGMQSDSQGIPKTGLLILALGTIAFKGSPVCEKVMWSVLNLMGVYDMEDHYISGNPRKLITEDFVQEGYLRYRQVRYSYPAQYEFLWGPRAHAETSKNKVLKFLGNIGEHLPF, from the exons ATGGTGAGAATTGAATGTGTGAAG GTGATTGGTCTCAAGGAGGTGAAGGCCCTGCTAAGAGTGACCCAGGCTCAGATCATCAGAGGGAGGATCCCAGGCCTGTCAGGACTCAAG AGAGTCATGATGTCTCATAATCAGAAGAGCCAGCCACAACCACAGGCACAGGACCTGGCGGATGTCCAGGTCTCCATGGCTGAGGAAGAGGCCATACTGCCTTCTAATACTCCAGTAGCCGCTGAGATGGCAAGTCATTCTCAGAATCTTCAGAGAGCCTCCAATGCCCTAGCTGTCATGGCTGCCCTTCCAGAAggccatgaagcttcccccagtAACCAAGGAAAGGATATGGAAGGTGCTGAGCACTTAGAGGAGAATGCACCGAGTATAAAGGTAGCCGACTTAGTGCAGTTTCTGCTCCTCAAGTATCAAAAGAAGGAGCCAGTCACTAAGGCAGAAATAATGGAGAGTATCATTGGGAATTACCCAGAGAGTTATGCTGAGATCTTTGATGAAGCCACTAAGAACATGCGTCTGATCTTTGGTATTGATATGAAGGTAGTGGACCCTCCTGGGTCCTGCTATGTCCTTGTCATTGCCCTGGGGCTCACATATGATGGGATGCAGAGTGATAGCCAGGGCATTCCCAAGACGGGGCTCCTGATACTTGCATTAGGCACCATCGCCTTTAAGGGCAGCCCTGTCTGTGAGAAGGTAATGTGGTCTGTACTAAATTTGATGGGAGTGTATGACATGGAGGATCACTACATCTCTGGGAACCCCAGGAAACTGATCACTGAGGATTTTGTGCAGGAAGGGTATCTGAGGTACAGGCAGGTGCGCTACAGTTACCCTGCTCAGTATGAGTTCCTTTGGGGCCCAAGAGCCCATGCTGAAACCAGCAAGAATAAAGTTCTGAAGTTTTTGGGCAATATTGGTGAGCACCTGCCCTTTTGA